The proteins below come from a single Microcoleus sp. FACHB-68 genomic window:
- a CDS encoding CHAT domain-containing protein, with amino-acid sequence MTQVQLPKKILILSANPIKTPQLRLDQEVREIKEVLQKARNRDSFEVLIETAVRTRDIQQIMLEHRPQIVHFCGHGDSSQGLAFEDIDGRVKFVTAKALSTLFWLCAADVECVVLNACYSVAQAKGIANHIKYVVAMRQAVGDKAAIEYARGFYLAIFSGKAYDIAHEFGRSAIQIENLGEEMTPIIKKKERD; translated from the coding sequence ATGACTCAAGTTCAGCTTCCTAAAAAAATTTTGATTCTCTCAGCTAATCCAATAAAAACTCCTCAACTACGTCTGGATCAAGAAGTGCGTGAGATTAAAGAGGTCTTACAAAAAGCTAGAAATCGAGATAGCTTTGAGGTTTTGATTGAAACAGCAGTTCGCACAAGAGATATTCAGCAAATCATGCTGGAACACAGACCACAAATTGTTCACTTCTGTGGACATGGTGATAGCAGTCAGGGTTTAGCATTTGAGGATATCGATGGAAGAGTAAAATTCGTTACAGCCAAGGCACTTTCAACATTATTTTGGCTATGTGCAGCTGATGTGGAGTGTGTGGTACTCAATGCTTGTTACTCGGTTGCTCAAGCAAAAGGTATTGCTAATCACATTAAATATGTAGTTGCTATGAGACAGGCAGTAGGTGACAAAGCTGCTATAGAATATGCGCGGGGTTTCTACTTGGCTATATTTTCTGGTAAAGCCTACGATATAGCTCATGAGTTTGGTCGCAGTGCTATCCAAATTGAGAACCTTGGTGAAGAAATGACCCCAATAATTAAAAAAAAAGAGAGGGATTAA
- a CDS encoding HAD family hydrolase, with protein sequence MPANHPTLLALDFDGVLCDGLLEYFQAAWRTYCQIWTPADATPPAELAPIFYRLRPVIETGWEMPVLIRALLLGISEEKILLDWQTIAPQLLLEEGLKPADTGTQLDRLRDEWIATDVADWLSYHRFYPGVIERLRQLQQMPVRLVIITTKEGRFVRQLLQQQDIELPDACIFGKEVQRPKHFILRELLQTPVDEPIIWFIEDRLKTLQIVLQQPDLTQVRLFLADWGYNTALEREAAGATPHINLLSLSQFSQDFAAWP encoded by the coding sequence ATGCCGGCGAACCATCCCACACTTCTCGCGCTTGACTTTGATGGCGTCCTTTGTGATGGACTGCTTGAGTATTTCCAAGCTGCATGGCGCACCTACTGTCAAATCTGGACGCCGGCAGACGCCACACCACCGGCAGAGTTAGCCCCCATATTTTACCGGCTGCGACCTGTGATCGAAACCGGCTGGGAGATGCCGGTGTTGATCCGCGCCTTGCTATTAGGCATTTCTGAAGAGAAAATACTGCTCGATTGGCAAACAATTGCGCCACAACTATTGTTAGAAGAAGGACTCAAACCCGCAGACACCGGCACGCAACTTGATCGGCTGCGGGATGAATGGATCGCCACTGATGTCGCAGACTGGTTGAGTTATCACCGATTTTATCCAGGCGTCATCGAAAGATTGCGGCAATTGCAACAAATGCCGGTGCGCTTAGTAATTATTACCACCAAAGAAGGGCGCTTCGTTCGGCAACTGTTGCAGCAACAAGACATTGAACTGCCAGATGCCTGTATTTTTGGCAAGGAAGTGCAGCGTCCTAAGCACTTTATTCTACGAGAATTATTGCAAACGCCTGTTGATGAGCCGATCATTTGGTTTATAGAAGACCGGCTCAAAACATTGCAAATCGTGCTGCAGCAGCCAGACCTCACCCAAGTCAGGCTTTTTCTGGCAGATTGGGGTTACAATACAGCTCTTGAGCGGGAAGCTGCCGGTGCAACTCCACACATCAATTTGCTGTCTCTCTCTCAATTCTCTCAAGATTTTGCAGCGTGGCCTTAA
- a CDS encoding PAS domain S-box protein, whose amino-acid sequence MRLPRSLSAVETWGFGLTGHLVWIGTAPLIHAALGPSAIFVWLPAVVVGVLLNLQVKRLGEEWPDVSGGTPNYTTRLLSKYPGLGRYAAIAYFVSWAGYLSMNPIILTALIKANLEPLGIACPETALKIGFTLIAYIVALSGTRTLGILHTFFIFPAVGFLLVFCVQGLGWLAFSPASPGLLPSSFSPLTFTDWAKWFFFAVYMAYACETASSFVADSRRPGETLRFLKLAAGLIPVVVLGGSWVLMRLATQPGLGEDTFMNLFAAAKPFWGESASWIVTLLIASSTLLTCATTVSNSPRILYQLALDGHLSPVFAIVSRQGVLQPGLIFSLFISLIYLVWGDISRIVVVTGSAYLAAIMLVHLGLWLRRGRPEVRWPWWSLGFFILEALVLVVAGFAWSWQDVLIGLLFPLAVLIVDAVSRRIAFPPFHPAWWIERYRRRSRQFQDFVASQVVILLVLVCSATAVTWVIRDKLERIDPFEQLNPNATNNLLVILLLTSAFVAIAVACWTSLPQVAAIDEARQHAENLFIAALDTVPDTILVVGENGAIDQANPAAEALFGLNAHELLGENLNTLLPGLGHSPAQWSNQSEQALERYQGLRIIEATVSERSNRNLPEYIVILRDITERKHAEAVLHESEERFRLMADTAPVLIWVAGIDKRCHYFNKVWLEFTGRTMEEEFGYGWLEGVHPEDRQRCLDSYITAFDARQSFQMEYRIRRADGEYRWILDTGNPRFLADGSFTGYIGSCIDITERKQIESALQASNRRTVNILESITDAFLALDRQWHFTYINRQALYFFQRSTPEELLGKNIWQEYPQPADSLFYHQYHKAVAQQIPVAFESYSPRLNIWFEVRAYPAEDGLSVYFRDITERKQAEEALQTSEARLRAQATQLEQTLQDLQRTQTQLIQTEKMSGLGQLVAGVAHEINNPVNFIYGNITHVSEYAQDLLNLIHLFEQGYGYSAPEIQNCIEEMELDFIIEDMPKMLSSMKVGAERIRNIVLTLRNFSRLDESDMKPVDIHEGIESTLLILQNALKAKPDFPGIEIIKKYEALPLVECYAGQLNQVFMNILTNAIDALHKHDRKRTPEQIKDNPSQITIYTQLLSSSRVGIRFKDNGPGMSKSVLARVFDPFFTTKPVGEGTGLGLSISYQIIADKHRGRLECHSEPGEGAEFRIEIPIRQS is encoded by the coding sequence ATGCGGTTGCCCCGGAGCCTCAGCGCCGTTGAAACCTGGGGTTTTGGTCTGACAGGTCACTTGGTATGGATTGGCACCGCACCGCTGATACACGCTGCGCTTGGACCCTCTGCGATTTTCGTGTGGTTGCCTGCCGTAGTTGTGGGGGTGTTACTAAACTTGCAGGTGAAGCGCTTAGGGGAAGAGTGGCCCGATGTATCGGGCGGAACGCCCAATTATACAACCAGGCTGCTCTCGAAGTATCCAGGGCTGGGTCGCTATGCGGCGATCGCATACTTCGTAAGCTGGGCCGGCTATTTGTCGATGAACCCGATCATCCTCACCGCGCTGATTAAAGCCAACCTGGAACCCTTGGGCATTGCTTGTCCGGAAACCGCGCTTAAAATTGGATTCACGCTAATCGCTTATATTGTGGCGTTGAGCGGCACCCGCACCTTGGGAATTTTGCACACATTTTTTATTTTCCCAGCCGTGGGATTCCTGCTGGTGTTTTGCGTTCAAGGTTTGGGATGGTTAGCCTTCTCGCCGGCTAGTCCGGGACTTTTGCCCAGCAGTTTCTCGCCCTTAACCTTTACTGACTGGGCGAAGTGGTTCTTCTTTGCCGTCTACATGGCTTATGCGTGCGAAACAGCCTCCTCATTTGTCGCAGACAGCCGACGTCCCGGAGAAACGTTGCGATTTCTCAAGCTAGCTGCTGGGCTGATCCCTGTTGTGGTTCTGGGCGGATCTTGGGTGCTAATGCGTTTGGCGACGCAACCGGGGCTGGGCGAGGACACATTTATGAATTTGTTCGCCGCAGCAAAGCCATTCTGGGGTGAGTCAGCCTCTTGGATCGTGACGCTACTGATTGCCTCCAGCACCCTTCTCACTTGTGCCACTACGGTTTCCAACTCTCCCCGCATTTTGTACCAACTCGCCTTAGACGGACACCTTTCACCCGTCTTCGCCATCGTCTCGCGACAGGGTGTTCTGCAACCCGGCCTGATTTTTTCCCTGTTCATCAGCCTGATTTATTTGGTTTGGGGAGATATCTCCCGGATTGTGGTCGTCACCGGCAGTGCCTATCTGGCAGCCATAATGTTAGTTCATCTGGGACTGTGGCTGCGCCGGGGCCGGCCAGAAGTACGATGGCCTTGGTGGTCGCTAGGCTTCTTCATCCTTGAGGCACTTGTCCTGGTGGTGGCAGGCTTCGCTTGGAGTTGGCAAGACGTGCTGATCGGGCTGCTGTTTCCCCTTGCCGTTTTGATAGTAGATGCCGTTAGCCGCCGCATTGCCTTTCCACCGTTTCATCCAGCCTGGTGGATTGAGCGTTACCGCCGGCGGAGTCGTCAGTTCCAAGATTTTGTTGCCTCTCAGGTTGTCATTCTACTGGTATTAGTTTGTAGCGCCACAGCAGTCACCTGGGTGATTCGGGACAAGTTAGAGCGCATCGATCCCTTCGAGCAGCTCAATCCCAATGCCACCAACAATCTTTTAGTTATTTTGCTCCTAACAAGTGCATTTGTGGCGATCGCCGTTGCCTGTTGGACAAGCTTGCCTCAAGTGGCTGCGATTGATGAAGCCCGCCAACACGCAGAAAATCTTTTTATTGCTGCCCTTGACACGGTTCCAGATACGATTCTTGTGGTCGGTGAAAACGGGGCAATTGATCAGGCAAACCCAGCCGCTGAGGCACTCTTCGGCTTAAATGCCCATGAATTGCTGGGGGAAAATTTGAACACGCTTTTACCCGGTTTAGGACATTCGCCGGCTCAGTGGTCAAACCAAAGCGAACAGGCATTGGAACGCTATCAAGGCTTACGCATCATTGAAGCGACAGTTTCCGAGCGTTCAAATCGCAATCTTCCAGAATATATTGTTATCCTGCGCGACATTACAGAGCGCAAGCACGCCGAGGCGGTTTTGCACGAAAGCGAAGAACGATTTCGCTTGATGGCAGATACCGCGCCGGTTCTAATTTGGGTTGCCGGCATTGATAAACGCTGTCATTACTTCAATAAAGTTTGGCTAGAATTTACCGGCAGAACAATGGAGGAAGAATTCGGCTACGGCTGGCTTGAAGGGGTTCATCCTGAAGATAGACAGCGCTGTTTAGATAGTTATATCACCGCATTTGACGCCCGCCAAAGCTTCCAAATGGAATACCGTATCCGGCGTGCTGACGGCGAGTATCGCTGGATTTTGGATACCGGAAATCCCCGGTTTTTAGCAGATGGCAGCTTTACTGGCTACATTGGCTCCTGTATTGACATTACTGAACGCAAGCAGATTGAGTCAGCACTACAAGCATCTAACCGGCGAACTGTAAATATTTTAGAAAGTATTACTGATGCTTTTTTGGCTTTAGACCGACAGTGGCACTTCACTTATATTAACCGACAAGCGCTTTATTTTTTTCAAAGAAGCACACCCGAAGAACTCCTGGGTAAGAATATTTGGCAGGAGTATCCGCAACCCGCTGATTCGCTCTTTTACCATCAGTATCATAAAGCTGTCGCTCAACAAATTCCTGTAGCATTTGAGAGCTACTCTCCACGTTTAAATATTTGGTTTGAAGTCCGCGCCTATCCGGCTGAAGATGGGCTTTCTGTTTACTTCCGCGACATCACTGAGCGCAAGCAAGCGGAAGAAGCACTACAAACATCAGAAGCTCGTTTGAGAGCGCAAGCAACGCAACTAGAACAAACGCTGCAAGATTTACAACGAACTCAAACTCAACTCATTCAAACCGAGAAAATGTCAGGTCTCGGTCAGTTGGTTGCCGGTGTCGCTCACGAAATTAACAATCCGGTTAACTTTATTTATGGCAACATCACTCACGTCAGCGAATACGCTCAAGATTTGCTGAATTTAATCCACCTTTTCGAGCAGGGTTATGGCTACAGCGCTCCTGAAATCCAAAATTGCATCGAAGAGATGGAACTTGATTTTATTATTGAGGATATGCCAAAAATGCTGTCTTCTATGAAAGTGGGGGCTGAACGCATCCGAAATATTGTGCTGACGTTGCGAAATTTCTCCCGGCTTGACGAATCAGATATGAAGCCGGTTGACATTCATGAAGGCATCGAAAGCACGCTGTTAATTTTGCAGAATGCGCTGAAAGCTAAACCGGATTTTCCCGGAATAGAAATTATCAAGAAGTATGAAGCGTTACCCCTCGTTGAATGTTATGCCGGCCAGCTAAATCAGGTGTTTATGAACATCCTCACCAATGCCATAGACGCTTTGCACAAGCATGACAGAAAGCGAACGCCCGAACAGATCAAAGACAACCCCAGTCAAATTACAATTTACACGCAATTGCTGTCTAGTTCTCGCGTGGGAATTCGATTTAAAGACAATGGGCCGGGAATGAGCAAAAGCGTTCTGGCGCGAGTGTTTGATCCGTTTTTTACAACGAAACCTGTGGGAGAAGGCACCGGCTTAGGATTATCGATCAGTTATCAAATTATCGCTGACAAGCATAGAGGCCGGCTAGAATGTCACTCAGAACCCGGAGAAGGCGCAGAGTTTCGGATAGAAATTCCCATTAGGCAAAGCTGA
- a CDS encoding ester cyclase, producing the protein MKSPKEVLRDWVAAYNARDPYTLIDLYHDDAINHQVAFGDPLQGREALLESFIAFFNAFPDNYTHPENIFEDGNWAIIEWSGGGTFLGELGGNAPTGKSFTLRGCGFFQIVEGKICFQRGYIDKYTWFRQIGLPVS; encoded by the coding sequence ATGAAGTCACCCAAAGAAGTTCTACGCGACTGGGTTGCTGCGTATAACGCTCGCGACCCTTACACACTTATCGATCTTTATCACGATGACGCTATCAACCATCAGGTTGCCTTTGGTGATCCTCTCCAGGGGCGCGAGGCACTGCTTGAGAGTTTCATCGCCTTCTTCAACGCGTTTCCAGACAACTACACGCATCCTGAAAATATCTTCGAGGATGGTAACTGGGCGATTATCGAGTGGAGCGGTGGCGGCACCTTCTTGGGTGAGCTTGGCGGCAACGCACCCACCGGCAAAAGTTTCACACTGCGCGGGTGTGGCTTCTTTCAGATCGTTGAGGGCAAAATCTGTTTCCAGCGTGGCTACATTGACAAGTACACTTGGTTCAGGCAAATAGGTTTACCAGTCTCATAG